The Metarhizium brunneum chromosome 3, complete sequence DNA window GAGTCGACTAGTTCTGATCCCAAGGAACGCAGTACCTGGGAGATGCAGAGCATGAAATCGCCGGTGTCTATGCGCGAGTCGCCATTTACTCCAAGGACACAGGCCTTCCATACTCTGGACAGGCAGCTTCCACTGCgacagcagaagcaaggTCAACAATATGCTTAAAGACTAGCGAGAGAGGAAGTCTCGGGGAGATAAAGACTGAGCGAGGCATGAAAACGTAGCTAATTGATAGGGATGTGTTTGGGATAATTGGCGCAAAGGACATAATATTCGGACAGCTTGGATGTGTTTTTCTACCATGGCAATTTTTTCGAGTCGTGGACACTTTTCGTCTTTAAGTGACGACAGCACGCAGTCTTTTTAAATCCACTGGATGCAGGGGCATATCTTTTGTTCGTGAATCATTGTGTAGGCCCGTAGGACACGGAGCTGTTGGATGATTAGTTGCCAATCAAGGATTGCATTCGTTGTTACTCTTGCCTCAAGCTGCGAGTTAACaggcagtacggagtattgtttctcctcgccatcgccaattCGTGAcgcatggcggcggcagaaaGGCCGTGTTGGCCCTGCCTATCTCGACAGGGCTAAACCATGTGGTAAGTGGTGTGGTAACTTGACTGCGCAAAATGGGACTCGAGGCTTAACCCAACTTGCATCACCAACCACCAGTCTCCGATGCTCCCCCGGATCAATCAACCCACCACCAAAaagtatgtacgtacatgtatgtacgtaaCAGCTTCCCCCAGCGCCACCAACGGCATCGTGACCGCACCTCCGCGGCACCGACTCCACCGGCGTCCGTGGACCgcgagccatggcggctcCGACTTCGGGTGAGCCGGTCCGAACGTTGAAGGGCCAGCACGGCACTGTGCACTGTGCCGTGAGACAAAGACCATCTACTTGGGTACTGCGGAATGCTGGCTGGATTGACGCCGCTTGGTCATTTTTgtgcattcaatgttggcccAGTAGCGCCTGTTGAGTCTTGACATGCAATTACTAGTACTGCaggtacttacctactttaagtacttaagtagtaagtaaggtacctaggtactcaagtacctgaTTGATATTCCCCCAGCTTTCCCCGCATATTCACAGTGTGTCGACCCCGGCCCGACAGAACCAGTAATTTCCACGCCCCTGCTCACATCGCGTCCCCAACTGGTTTCCCACCGTCATtggcttttctttcttctacACTTACACTTACACTTACACTTACAATTACGCTTGATCAAAATACTAAGCGCTTCAAGGGCCTACGGCTTGGGCAGGACACAGACTCGGCGACCAAAAGCTATACCGGGCCTCGTGGACTTTCttctctgctgctgctgttggaaGCTTGTGAGTTCCTGACAGACAGACGGAGCTCATTCGTGGCCGGTCCCCCCCAATGGCGTTGCTGCAGAGAATCGCGGCTCCGACCTCCAAGTTGCGCTTTTCCCCGAGTATTTCATTGATTCTTGCTAGGCGGGCGTCTACGATGCCTCCTCAGGTACGAATACATTGTTGGCGGCTATGACGTAACGGAAACCCTGTATAGTAACCGTGCCGTGCAGTTGAGAGATCCGTCGTTGCTGAAGCAGAATGTTGCTTATATCAATGGCGAATGGAGGGCTGCCACGTCTGGCGAGACATTCAAGGTCAATGGTATGCATTTCTTCATGCCCCTTTTTGCGCTGTTGTGCGAGTAACCGAGTTTCTGATGATGCCCATGTATGTAGATCCGTCCACGGGCACCTTGATTGGTACCTGCGCCGAGTGCGACGCGCAAGACACCAAgctggccatcaaggctgctgccgacGCTTTCCCTGCCTTTCGCAGCCTGACGGGCCGTGAGCGTGCCAAGATGCTTCGCAAGTGGTACGACTTGATGGTGGAGAATGCTGATGATATCGCCAAGCTCATCACCTGGGAGAACGGAAAGCCCGTTGCCGAGGCCAAAGGCGAGGCTGCCTATGCTGCCAACTTTTTCGAGTGGTTCAGCGAGGAAGCTCCCCGGACCTATGGCGATACTATTCCTGCCACTGTACCTGGCAACAGGGTATGGACGGTTAAGGAACCTGTTGGCGTGTGTGGGCTGATTACTCCGTAAGAACCCCCTGCGTGCTGGTTTTTGCTGCTCTGTAATGACGAGTGGAATAGATGGAATTTTCCTGCTGCCATGATCACTCGAAAGGTCGCCCCTGcactggctgctggctgcacAGTCGTTTGCAAAGCTCCCGGCGAGACTCCCTACACTGCACTGGCTGTCGCTGAACTTGGTCACCGGGCAGGTATCCCCAAGGGcgtcgtcaacgtcgtcaCCACCCTCTCCAACACCCCAGAAATCGGCGAGGTTCTCACCACTGACCCCGCCGTCAAGAAGGTGTCATTCACCGGCTCTACAGGTGTGGGCAAGCTCCTCATGAAGCAGTCGTCTGGCACCCTCAAGAAGCTATCTATGGAGCTCGGTGGCAACGCCCCCTTCATCGTTTTTGACGACGCTGACCTCgacaccgccgtcgccggcgccatTGCTTCCAAGTTCCGCGGCAGCGGCCAAACCTGTGTTTGCGCCAACCGAATCTACGTCCAGGAGGGCGTCTACGACGAATTCGTCAAGAAGTTTACGGAAAAGGTGAATGCTTTCAAGGTCGGAAATGGTTTCGAAGCCGGCACAACCCACGGACCCCTCATCCACGACCGCGCCGTCAGCAAGGTCGAGGCTCACATCAAGGACGCCCAGTCCAAAGGTGGCAAGGTTGTCGCTGGCGGTCAAAAAATGCCCGATCTGGGGGCCAACTTCTTCCAGCCAACTGTTATCCGTGACATGACAcccgacatggccatggctacaGAGGAGACTTTTGGCCCCGTCGCTGGACTGTTCCCATTCAAGACGGAAGCCGAGGTTGTCGAGATGGCGAACAAGGTCGAGGTTGGTCTTGCTGGATATTTCTTCTCACGGGACCTTCACCGCGTCTACCGGATAGCCGAGGCGCTGGAAGTCGGCATGGTTGGCGTCAACACGGGCATCATCTCCGATCCTGCGTCTCCATTTGGCGGTGTCAAGGAGAGTGGTTTCGGTCGTGAGGGCTCCAAGTATGGTATTGCTGAGTACCAGGTTACCAAGATGATTACCTTTGGAGGAATGGGATCGCCGTTACAGAGTTAGATGGAGTGAGTGAAGCGCGGAAAAGATTGGCCAAAATGTAAAATGCCTCCGACGGCCAAAGAATCGCTAAGCACGAGAAAATATGGAGCTGTGAATTACGTGGTAGTTGATGAATGTGTAGCATTCTATGGTAACTCAACACGATGCTGTCGGTGAAAAAGTTAGCCTAACCAAAAGATCCACGTCATTGAGATTTATGAATTGCCATACGTCAATGCAGGCCTTGTATAAGATGTACAGTGGGGACCAAAATGTGAGAGGCCGTGATCGAGAAGGCGAGAGCTGAGACAACACAAGAACTCGGGTTGCAATGAACAAATGCATCGCCAAGAATAAGATATAACTGGTGAAAGGGGAAATGAAGAATGGCAAGCTGATTGATGCCTAcctctaggtacctaggaTATAGAAGAGTTTGCAAATAGCCCGAATCGAGTAAATATCAAGGTAGCCTGGTATCACGGCGGGCGGGTTGAACCAGACGTTGCTGAAGGGGGCTAAGAAGGGACAACCGGGTATCAGCCATAAAGAGGCTGGGAATGTCAGCGGACTGAAATGCCAAAATTCACGTCAAATTCAACATCCTTGAAACAAAACAGTCTCAAGTCGTACCCATGGGCTCAGCGACTCCTTTATCCTTATTGAGGCCTGCCTCTTCCTACACCTCTGTTTCTGGATATAAAAAAGGGGCTAATATGCTAGAAAAAGTGGGTTATTTGACCAAGTATTCGATAATAATAATCTGtaacttattagtatataaagCCGCTAAAAGACCTAGGCTATTGTCTCAAAGTTCCTTTACCTCTCCTGGCTGCCAAGAACTACACGTATATAATAGTAAATAAAATTCCCTCTGCCATCCTTTCGTCCGTATAGTGTAGTGGTTTATCACGCTTGTCTTACAAATATTTCGATATTATAGGACACAAGAGGTCCCAGGTTCGATCCCTGGTGTGGACATTGTTTTTCATTTTTGCTATCAAGCCTTGAGCGCTCtatctttctttttgctgCGTGTTTAGACTGGTTTTCAGTGTTGACAAGTCAAGTCGGCATGCGTATGTCCATAGGAAAGCAACGGCCTACCTGGTATGTAGGCAAGTATAGCGAGGCCTGGttttaattatactaatcGGGTTAGCACAACTTTTATAGTGCTTCAACAAGCCTCGACTTGTAATTCAGTTTTAAAAGACGTTTAATAAAAATGAATGGGAAGCATCCTATTTGATTTTATACCTTCTGCATATTTAGGTATAAATACAAGGAGGAGGGGTGGAAGGAGAAGGGGAGGTTGCGCCGGTTTGCGAATTGGCGGCTAAACAAGTCTGTCTGGCGACTGCACCCAGCAACTGCACAACAGTTTGTGCGCATTCGGGAGGATCGAAGTGCAACGCACCTTCCCAACATGATTACATGTCACAAGAACCGGTCATTCCAGCGTCATACCGTCTGGCACATGCAAAAGCATTGCGCCCCGGAACATGTACATAAACCGGAAGTTACCAGAGCTCCGCTGGCAACTCCGCTTATCTTATCGCAAAACACCAACCCCAGCTCCATCCCTCGTCAACACCACAAGCAACCACAACCTCACTATAACTCATGATGGCGCTCCCAAGCTCGGCTCAGCTGCTCCTCCGACGAGCAGTCCGCCTCACAGTCTCAATTGAAGCGTAAGCCTCCCTCCTTCCCAAACGACAACGCCCCTAACATACAACGCCGCCAGAAAACCCATCCTGACGAGACGCCCATTCCACGCCTCGGTGCCGGTGCTGAAGAAGCGCAAAATCGCAGCAGCAAGCAACTCGCCCCCACGCGCGCAAGCTCCGCCTTCACCCTCCCCTTCGTCGACGTCTCCGAACTCCGAAGACCCGCTCGACTTCTCCTCGCTCGTGGCCTCGCTCGCCCCCCAAGACACGCACTACAAGTCGGCGCTCCAGACGATCCTCCACGGCGGACGGTTCAACCCGTCGGCGCTGGGCGCGCTCCCCATCACAATCAAGTCCGCCTCGGGCGAGGCGTCGACGTTCCCGCTCCGCGAGCTGGCGCAGGTGGTGCCGCGGACCAACCGCACCATCTCGCTCCTCGTCAACGACAGGGAGTACATCAAGCCCATCATGAGCGCGGTCCAGTCCAGCCGCGAGTTCAACCAGCAGCCGCAGCGGTCCGACGATAACGAcctcgagctgctgctcagggtggagctggagaggagggaggagCTGGTGCGGCGCGTCAAGGAGACGACGCACGCGTGGAGGGACAAGGTGCGCCAGGCGAGGACCAGGCACGACAAGGTGCTCAAGGGGTGGCAGAAGGACGGGACCGTGCTCAAGGACGTCGTGCGGAGGGCCGAGAGGGAGCTGCAGAAGCTGCAGGAcggcaagatgaaggagattGACGGCGAGGAGAATGCTGCCATCAAGGGGCTGGACCGGAACTAGGAGCCCGACGGGCGGGACGTGTACGATTGTATGTACTCCTACTGTATACATATAGATGTGGACGATTGTGGAAACCTTGCAGTTTTGTGATGAGAAGCCGTATTAATCTACGCGGGGCAGCTGGTAAAAATCCTTCCAGCCCAATGATTTATAATACACTGATGTACAGTCGAGATGGGAATTCAGCTCACGCCGTGGTcgcggccttcttctccccctTCTTGCCAGCGCCCTTGCCCACCAGCGAGTTCAACTTGTTCTCAAAGCTCTCCACATCCTTGCCCGTGTACGTCTCGGCCCTCAAATGCCAATTCCTCGCGACGCCCACGGGCCCTTCCCTAAACACCATCTTCTCATGCTCGCCGCGCACAGCCTTGTCCAAGACGACGCTCCGCACACTCTCCCCCGCATCGCGGATAatctcgccctcgccctcgccctcgccctcggcccTCTTCTCCTGGAGATAGCGCTCCGCAGCCTCCCTCGCCTTGGCGTCGGCAAAGAACCGCAGCCCCTCGCTCTCCAAGTCCTCCGCGTAGCTACGGGCCTGCAGGTCCTGCGGCACGCCCACGGGGTCCGCCGTCCCCAGCGCGCTCAGGTTCCCCAGCACGGTGGCCCGCCTCCCCGCGGCGCTCGAGGGCGTGGCCGGCGCAAAGGGCGCCAGCGACCCCATCGTCAGGCGCGGCGCGtacgccgttgccgccccGAACCGCATGTCCCTGTCGAACTGCTCCTCGTACGGGTCCATGGTCTCAAACGGGTCCTGGCGCCTGCCGAGCCTCTTctgcttgtccttgtcgtcgtcccGGCCCCTGGCCGCGCCCCTGGCCGCTCCTCGCTCGCgcccgcctcgcccgccgcgGAGGGCAGATCCCCTCCCGCCAGAGGGCCGGGAGAACCTGTTCCCGGCGGGCGGCTGCGCGCGATGCGGCTGCCCCTGCGACGGCACGGCGCCGACCTgccccccccttcctcctcctcctctcccgcGGAAGCCGCCGCGTCCTCGCGACAGGCCCTTGGGCAGGCTCTTGACGTCAATGACCTTGGGGGCAGATCCGGCCGGCGGTTGAGCAGACTGTCGCTGGCCAGAAAGGCTGCCGCCTCTGGAGCTACCCCTTGATCCTCCGCGGCCCCTTTTCACGAGGGAACTGATTTCGCTGGTGGCGTCTCTCGTTCGTTGGCGGACCGACGGCTGTGATGGGGGAGTCGGCGGGGAGGCTTCGTCTGCCGCGAGCGATTGGGATGTGGAAAAGTCGCGAAAGTAGTTTTTCAGTGCGTACCCGGTTCGCTGGACCTCTGGCCTTGCTCGGGCGCACACCGAGCGGAGGGCTACGGGGTTCATGGTTGCTTGGGTGTGTTTGCGTTATGAGGAGGGTGCTGTCTTGGAGGTGGTCATGGAGAGAGGGAGCTTGATGCTCAGGGACAATTTTCTGCGAGGTTGCCCGATTAGGTAAGCGGTCAAGTGTGCTCATACCTCTAGACGCAATAGGGTAGCTGTTCATGAGTGAATCTTTGTTTTCATCAACGCGGGCGAAGCAGGCAAATTTATGTGAATTCATATCCATGTATATTatgaggctgctgttggaTCATCTAATTACAAACATCATGTGAGACTTGAGCAACGTCCAACTCCAAACTCCTCACTGCGAGCAGCGCTTCTTGCAAAGGCCAACCACCGTGGACTCCACCTCTTTCGTATAAATGCGACCATTGCCTGTCCCATCGTCAGGCAAATACCAAATGGATAAAAATCGTACAACAAAGGGCCGGATTGCAGGGCCTCCTGTTCTTCCACCATCCCGGAAAAAAATATAAACAGTGGTCTAATTGTCATGGTCAAAGTCTGGACCCCATCTCCATTCATTCGGTTCTCGTATCAATCGCACACTTCAAAAGCCGGGGGACCCAGCTCGTGCTCCCTCAGGATCGTTGTCGAAAATAAACACGGAGGCTGACAAAATCAAGGCAAAAAAATCCCGGACCGTTCCAGATCCGAGGCCCAAAGCCTTATTATCAAACGCCAGAATAGAGGCAAGTGGACGCCGCCCACTGTATGGATATTACTCCCACATATAAGGATAGCCCGCTTCTCTTGTCGACTCAATTTTACGACCGTTTCTCATGCGGTTGTCGGGCCGTTGGTAA harbors:
- the davD_1 gene encoding Glutarate-semialdehyde dehydrogenase — its product is MALLQRIAAPTSKLRFSPSISLILARRASTMPPQLRDPSLLKQNVAYINGEWRAATSGETFKVNDPSTGTLIGTCAECDAQDTKLAIKAAADAFPAFRSLTGRERAKMLRKWYDLMVENADDIAKLITWENGKPVAEAKGEAAYAANFFEWFSEEAPRTYGDTIPATVPGNRVWTVKEPVGVCGLITPWNFPAAMITRKVAPALAAGCTVVCKAPGETPYTALAVAELGHRAGIPKGVVNVVTTLSNTPEIGEVLTTDPAVKKVSFTGSTGVGKLLMKQSSGTLKKLSMELGGNAPFIVFDDADLDTAVAGAIASKFRGSGQTCVCANRIYVQEGVYDEFVKKFTEKVNAFKVGNGFEAGTTHGPLIHDRAVSKVEAHIKDAQSKGGKVVAGGQKMPDLGANFFQPTVIRDMTPDMAMATEETFGPVAGLFPFKTEAEVVEMANKVEVGLAGYFFSRDLHRVYRIAEALEVGMVGVNTGIISDPASPFGGVKESGFGREGSKYGIAEYQVTKMITFGGMGSPLQS